The proteins below come from a single Jaculus jaculus isolate mJacJac1 chromosome 12, mJacJac1.mat.Y.cur, whole genome shotgun sequence genomic window:
- the Usp38 gene encoding ubiquitin carboxyl-terminal hydrolase 38 isoform X1 has product MDKILEGLVSSSHPLTLKRMIVRKVVESAEHWLDEAQCEAMFDLTTRLILEGQDPFQRQVGHQVLEAYARYHRPEFEAFFNKTFVLGLLQQGYRSLDRKDVAILDYIHCGLKLIMSCPSVLDLFGVLQVEVLRMVCERPEPQLCARLSDLLSDFGQCIPKGKLAVTFCQQLVRTIGHFQCVSTQEKELREYVSQVTKVSNLLQNIWKAEPSTLLPSLQEVFASISSTDVSFEPSVALASLVQHIPLQMITVLIRSLTTDPNVKDASMTQALCRMIDWLSWPLAQHVDTWVIALLKGLAAVQKFTILIDVTLLKIELVFNRLWFPLVRPGALTVLSHMLLSFQHSPEAFHLIVPHVVNLVHSFKSDGLPSSTAFLVQLTELIHCMMYHYSGFPDLYEPILEAVKDFPKPSEEKMKLVLSQSAWTSQSSALASCLSRLSGKSETGKTGLINLGNTCYMNSVIQALFMATDFRRQVLSLNLNGCNSLMKKLQHLFAFLAHTQREAYAPRIFFEASRPPWFTPRSQQDCSEYLRFLLDRLHEEEKILRVQSSYKPSEGLRCSETALQEVASKVAVPSETPCPSDSEKTLIEKMFGGKLRTHICCLNCRSTSQKVEAFTDLSLAFCPSSSTEDLSFQDPASLPNVQYGGLMQTSVPGPSEEPIVYNPAAAAFVCDPVVNERIGCPPDELHRTENMSVSSDSAKILFSQDVPQKPTPSVTDLLNYFLAPEILTGDNQYYCENCASLQNAEKTMQITEEPEYLILTLLRFSYDQKYHVRRKILDNVSLPLVLELPVKRTNSFSSLSESWSIDVDFTDINENIAKKLKPSTTEDAFCPTLVPYLLSSVVVHSGVSSESGHYYSYARNITGSGSSYQMCPQPESLALAPSHSHLRGESPSTVTEQELENKEMSKEWFLFNDSRVTFTSFQSVQKITSRFPKDTAYVLLYKKQNSTKGLGGNNPTNGLWINGDPPLQKELMDAITKDNKLYLQEQELNARARALQAASASCSFRPNGFDDNDPPGSCGPTGGGGGGGFNTVGRLVF; this is encoded by the exons ATGGACAAGATCCTGGAGGGCCTGGTGAGTTCTTCGCACCCGCTGACCCTCAAGCGCATGATTGTGCGCAAGGTGGTGGAGTCGGCGGAGCACTGGCTGGACGAGGCGCAGTGCGAGGCCATGTTTGACCTGACCACCCGGCTCATCCTGGAGGGTCAGGACCCTTTCCAGCGACAGGTGGGCCACCAGGTGCTGGAGGCCTACGCCCGCTACCACCGGCCCGAGTTCGAGGCCTTCTTCAACAAGACTTTCGTGCTGGGTCTCCTGCAGCAGGGCTACCGCTCGCTGGACCGGAAGGACGtagccatcctggactacatccACTGCGGCCTCAAGCTGATCATGAGCTGCCCGTCGGTGCTGGACCTCTTCGGCGTGCTGCAGGTCGAGGTGCTGAGGATGGTCTGTGAGAGGCCCGAGCCGCAGCTCTGTGCCCGGCTGAGCGACCTTCTGAGCGACTTCGGGCAGTGCATCCCCAAAGGGAAGTTGGCCGTCACCTTCTGTCAACAGTTGGTCCGAACGATAGGCCACTTCCAGTGCGTGTCCACCCAGGAGAAGGAGCTGCGGGAATATGTCTCCCAGGTGACCAAAGTGAGTAATTTGCTGCAGAACATCTGGAAGGCCGAGCCTTCCACGCTGCTGCCTTCCCTGCAAGAAGTTTTTGCGAGCATCTCTTCCACAG atgtGTCATTTGAACCATCGGTAGCACTGGCAAGCCTTGTGCAACATATTCCTCTTCAGATGATCACAGTTCTCATCAGAAGCCTTACCACGGATCCAAATGTGAAAGATGCAAGTATGACCCAAGCGCTTTGCAG AATGATCGACTGGCTGTCGTGGCCATTGGCTCAGCATGTGGACACCTGGGTGATTGCACTTCTGAAAGGACTGGCAGCTGTTCAGAAGTTCACTATTTTGATAGATGTTACTTTGCTGAAAATAGAGCTG GTCTTTAACCGACTTTGGTTTCCTCTTGTGAGGCCCGGTGCTCTTAcagttctctctcacatgctGCTCAGTTTTCAGCATTCTCCAGAGGCGTTCCATTTG ATTGTCCCTCATGTAGTTAATTTGGTTCACTCTTTCAAAAGTGATGGCCTGCCTTCTAGCACAGCCTTCTTAGTGCAGTTAACAGAGTTGATCCATTGCATGATGTATCATTACTCTGGGTTTCCAGATCTCTACGAACCAATCCTGGAGGCAGTAAAG GATTTTCCTAAGCCCAGTGAAGAGAAGATGAAACTGGTCCTCAGTCAAAGTGCCTGGACGTCGCAATCCAGTGCTCTGGCATCCTGCTTGTCTAGACTGTCTGGAAAATCTGAAACCGGGAAAACTGGTCTTATTAACCTAGGAAATACATGTTATATGAACAGTGTCATACAAGCATTGTTCATGGCTACAGA TTTCAGAAGACAAGTATTATCTTTGAATCTAAACGGGTGCAATTCATTAATGAAAAAATTACAGCATCTTTTTGCCTTTTTGGCTCATACACAG AGGGAAGCATATGCACCTCGGATATTCTTTGAGGCTTCCAGACCTCCTTGGTTTACTCCCAGATCACAGCAGGACTGTTCTGAATACCTCAGGTTTCTGCTAGAcag ACTCCATGAAGAAGAAAAGATCTTGAGAGTTCAGTCCTCATACAAGCCTTCTGAAGGCCTGCGGTGTAGTGAGACTGCTCTACAGGAAGTAGCCAGTAAGGTAGCTGTACCATCTGAGACCCCCTGCCCAAGTGACAGCGAGAAGACTTTAATAGAGAAAATGTTTGGAGGAAAACTACGGACTCACATATGTTGCTTGAACTGCAGGAGTACCTCACAGAAAGTGGAAGCCTTCACAGACCTCTCTCTGGCCTTTTGTCCTTCCTCTTCCACAGAAGACTTGTCCTTCCAAGATCCAGCCTCATTACCCAACGTGCAATACGGTGGCCTCATGCAAACCAGTGTCCCCGGCCCTTCCGAGGAGCCCATAGTTTATAATCCTGCAGCAGCTGCCTTTGTTTGTGACCCAGTGGTGAACGAAAGAATAGGCTGTCCTCCTGATGAGCTTCACCGTACTGAAAACATGTCTGTCTCTAGTGACTCTGCCAAGATTCTTTTCAGTCAAGATGTACCTCAGAAACCCACACCTTCAGTAACTGACTTACTAAATTATTTTTTGGCTCCAGAGATTCTTACTGGTGACAACCAATATTATTGTGAAAACTGTGCCTCTCTACAAAATGCTGAGAAAACTATGCAAATCACGGAGGAACCTGAATACCTTATTCTTACGCTCCTAAGATTCTCCTATGATCAGAAATACCATGTGAGAAGAAAAATTTTAGACAATGTTTCACTGCCACTGGTTTTGGAGTTGCCAGTTAAAAGAACTAATTCCTTCTCTTCATTGTCAGAAAGTTGGTCTATAGATGTTGACTTCACTGATATTAATGAAAACATAGCTAAGAAATTAAAACCTTCTACAACTGAAGACGCTTTCTGCCCCACATTGGTGCCCTACTTACTGAGTTCTGTTGTTGTTCATTCTGGTGTGTCTTCTGAAAGTGGGCATTACTATTCTTACGCCAGGAACATCACAGGTTCAGGGTCTTCCTACCAGATGTGCCCCCAGCCTGAAAGTCTGGCATTAGCACCTTCCCATAGCCATTTACGAGGAGAGAGTCCCAGCACAGTTACTGAACAGGAGCTGGAAAATAAGGAAATGTCAAAAGAATGGTTTTTGTTTAATGACAGCAGAGTGACATTTACATCATTTCAGTCAGTCCAGAAAATTACAAGTCGATTTCCAAAAGACACAGCTTATGTGCTTTTGTATAAAAAACAGAACAGCACTAAAGGATTAGGTGGAAATAACCCAACCAATGGACTCTGGATCAATGGAGACCCACCTCTACAGAAAGAACTTATGGATGCCATAACAAAAGACAACAAACTGTATTTACAG GAACAAGAGTTGAACGCGCGTGCCCGGGCCTTACaagctgcttctgcctcctgttcATTTAGGCCTAATGGATTTGATGACAATGACCCACCAGGAAGCTGTGGACCAACTGgcggagggggaggaggaggatttAATACCGTTGGCAGACTCGTATTTTGA
- the Usp38 gene encoding ubiquitin carboxyl-terminal hydrolase 38 isoform X2, translated as MDKILEGLVSSSHPLTLKRMIVRKVVESAEHWLDEAQCEAMFDLTTRLILEGQDPFQRQVGHQVLEAYARYHRPEFEAFFNKTFVLGLLQQGYRSLDRKDVAILDYIHCGLKLIMSCPSVLDLFGVLQVEVLRMVCERPEPQLCARLSDLLSDFGQCIPKGKLAVTFCQQLVRTIGHFQCVSTQEKELREYVSQVTKVSNLLQNIWKAEPSTLLPSLQEVFASISSTDVSFEPSVALASLVQHIPLQMITVLIRSLTTDPNVKDASMTQALCRMIDWLSWPLAQHVDTWVIALLKGLAAVQKFTILIDVTLLKIELVFNRLWFPLVRPGALTVLSHMLLSFQHSPEAFHLDFPKPSEEKMKLVLSQSAWTSQSSALASCLSRLSGKSETGKTGLINLGNTCYMNSVIQALFMATDFRRQVLSLNLNGCNSLMKKLQHLFAFLAHTQREAYAPRIFFEASRPPWFTPRSQQDCSEYLRFLLDRLHEEEKILRVQSSYKPSEGLRCSETALQEVASKVAVPSETPCPSDSEKTLIEKMFGGKLRTHICCLNCRSTSQKVEAFTDLSLAFCPSSSTEDLSFQDPASLPNVQYGGLMQTSVPGPSEEPIVYNPAAAAFVCDPVVNERIGCPPDELHRTENMSVSSDSAKILFSQDVPQKPTPSVTDLLNYFLAPEILTGDNQYYCENCASLQNAEKTMQITEEPEYLILTLLRFSYDQKYHVRRKILDNVSLPLVLELPVKRTNSFSSLSESWSIDVDFTDINENIAKKLKPSTTEDAFCPTLVPYLLSSVVVHSGVSSESGHYYSYARNITGSGSSYQMCPQPESLALAPSHSHLRGESPSTVTEQELENKEMSKEWFLFNDSRVTFTSFQSVQKITSRFPKDTAYVLLYKKQNSTKGLGGNNPTNGLWINGDPPLQKELMDAITKDNKLYLQEQELNARARALQAASASCSFRPNGFDDNDPPGSCGPTGGGGGGGFNTVGRLVF; from the exons ATGGACAAGATCCTGGAGGGCCTGGTGAGTTCTTCGCACCCGCTGACCCTCAAGCGCATGATTGTGCGCAAGGTGGTGGAGTCGGCGGAGCACTGGCTGGACGAGGCGCAGTGCGAGGCCATGTTTGACCTGACCACCCGGCTCATCCTGGAGGGTCAGGACCCTTTCCAGCGACAGGTGGGCCACCAGGTGCTGGAGGCCTACGCCCGCTACCACCGGCCCGAGTTCGAGGCCTTCTTCAACAAGACTTTCGTGCTGGGTCTCCTGCAGCAGGGCTACCGCTCGCTGGACCGGAAGGACGtagccatcctggactacatccACTGCGGCCTCAAGCTGATCATGAGCTGCCCGTCGGTGCTGGACCTCTTCGGCGTGCTGCAGGTCGAGGTGCTGAGGATGGTCTGTGAGAGGCCCGAGCCGCAGCTCTGTGCCCGGCTGAGCGACCTTCTGAGCGACTTCGGGCAGTGCATCCCCAAAGGGAAGTTGGCCGTCACCTTCTGTCAACAGTTGGTCCGAACGATAGGCCACTTCCAGTGCGTGTCCACCCAGGAGAAGGAGCTGCGGGAATATGTCTCCCAGGTGACCAAAGTGAGTAATTTGCTGCAGAACATCTGGAAGGCCGAGCCTTCCACGCTGCTGCCTTCCCTGCAAGAAGTTTTTGCGAGCATCTCTTCCACAG atgtGTCATTTGAACCATCGGTAGCACTGGCAAGCCTTGTGCAACATATTCCTCTTCAGATGATCACAGTTCTCATCAGAAGCCTTACCACGGATCCAAATGTGAAAGATGCAAGTATGACCCAAGCGCTTTGCAG AATGATCGACTGGCTGTCGTGGCCATTGGCTCAGCATGTGGACACCTGGGTGATTGCACTTCTGAAAGGACTGGCAGCTGTTCAGAAGTTCACTATTTTGATAGATGTTACTTTGCTGAAAATAGAGCTG GTCTTTAACCGACTTTGGTTTCCTCTTGTGAGGCCCGGTGCTCTTAcagttctctctcacatgctGCTCAGTTTTCAGCATTCTCCAGAGGCGTTCCATTTG GATTTTCCTAAGCCCAGTGAAGAGAAGATGAAACTGGTCCTCAGTCAAAGTGCCTGGACGTCGCAATCCAGTGCTCTGGCATCCTGCTTGTCTAGACTGTCTGGAAAATCTGAAACCGGGAAAACTGGTCTTATTAACCTAGGAAATACATGTTATATGAACAGTGTCATACAAGCATTGTTCATGGCTACAGA TTTCAGAAGACAAGTATTATCTTTGAATCTAAACGGGTGCAATTCATTAATGAAAAAATTACAGCATCTTTTTGCCTTTTTGGCTCATACACAG AGGGAAGCATATGCACCTCGGATATTCTTTGAGGCTTCCAGACCTCCTTGGTTTACTCCCAGATCACAGCAGGACTGTTCTGAATACCTCAGGTTTCTGCTAGAcag ACTCCATGAAGAAGAAAAGATCTTGAGAGTTCAGTCCTCATACAAGCCTTCTGAAGGCCTGCGGTGTAGTGAGACTGCTCTACAGGAAGTAGCCAGTAAGGTAGCTGTACCATCTGAGACCCCCTGCCCAAGTGACAGCGAGAAGACTTTAATAGAGAAAATGTTTGGAGGAAAACTACGGACTCACATATGTTGCTTGAACTGCAGGAGTACCTCACAGAAAGTGGAAGCCTTCACAGACCTCTCTCTGGCCTTTTGTCCTTCCTCTTCCACAGAAGACTTGTCCTTCCAAGATCCAGCCTCATTACCCAACGTGCAATACGGTGGCCTCATGCAAACCAGTGTCCCCGGCCCTTCCGAGGAGCCCATAGTTTATAATCCTGCAGCAGCTGCCTTTGTTTGTGACCCAGTGGTGAACGAAAGAATAGGCTGTCCTCCTGATGAGCTTCACCGTACTGAAAACATGTCTGTCTCTAGTGACTCTGCCAAGATTCTTTTCAGTCAAGATGTACCTCAGAAACCCACACCTTCAGTAACTGACTTACTAAATTATTTTTTGGCTCCAGAGATTCTTACTGGTGACAACCAATATTATTGTGAAAACTGTGCCTCTCTACAAAATGCTGAGAAAACTATGCAAATCACGGAGGAACCTGAATACCTTATTCTTACGCTCCTAAGATTCTCCTATGATCAGAAATACCATGTGAGAAGAAAAATTTTAGACAATGTTTCACTGCCACTGGTTTTGGAGTTGCCAGTTAAAAGAACTAATTCCTTCTCTTCATTGTCAGAAAGTTGGTCTATAGATGTTGACTTCACTGATATTAATGAAAACATAGCTAAGAAATTAAAACCTTCTACAACTGAAGACGCTTTCTGCCCCACATTGGTGCCCTACTTACTGAGTTCTGTTGTTGTTCATTCTGGTGTGTCTTCTGAAAGTGGGCATTACTATTCTTACGCCAGGAACATCACAGGTTCAGGGTCTTCCTACCAGATGTGCCCCCAGCCTGAAAGTCTGGCATTAGCACCTTCCCATAGCCATTTACGAGGAGAGAGTCCCAGCACAGTTACTGAACAGGAGCTGGAAAATAAGGAAATGTCAAAAGAATGGTTTTTGTTTAATGACAGCAGAGTGACATTTACATCATTTCAGTCAGTCCAGAAAATTACAAGTCGATTTCCAAAAGACACAGCTTATGTGCTTTTGTATAAAAAACAGAACAGCACTAAAGGATTAGGTGGAAATAACCCAACCAATGGACTCTGGATCAATGGAGACCCACCTCTACAGAAAGAACTTATGGATGCCATAACAAAAGACAACAAACTGTATTTACAG GAACAAGAGTTGAACGCGCGTGCCCGGGCCTTACaagctgcttctgcctcctgttcATTTAGGCCTAATGGATTTGATGACAATGACCCACCAGGAAGCTGTGGACCAACTGgcggagggggaggaggaggatttAATACCGTTGGCAGACTCGTATTTTGA